One stretch of Tachysurus fulvidraco isolate hzauxx_2018 chromosome 12, HZAU_PFXX_2.0, whole genome shotgun sequence DNA includes these proteins:
- the cfl2 gene encoding cofilin-2, which produces MASGVTVNDDVIKVFNDMKVRKSSTLDEVKKRKKAVLFCLSQDKKKIIVEEDKQILVGDIGETVDDPYACFVKLLPLNDCRYGLYDATYETKESKKEDLVFIFWAPEGAPLKSKMIYASSKDAIKKKFTGIKHEWQVNGLDDIQDRTTLAEKLGGNVVVSLEGRPL; this is translated from the exons ATG GCTTCTGGAGTCACCGTTAATGATGATGTTATTAAGGTCTTCAATGACATGAAAGTGCGAAAGTCATCAACCTTGGACGAGGTAAAAAAGCGCAAAAAGGCAGTGCTGTTCTGCCTCAGTCAAGACAAGAAGAAGATTATTGTGGAGGAGGACAAGCAAATCCTTGTTGGAGACATTGGAGAGACTGTCGATGATCCATATGCCTGTTTTGTGAAGCTCCTACCTCTAAATGACTGCAGATATGGCTTGTATGATGCCACTTATGAAACAAAAGAGTCCAAGAAAGAAGACTTGGTATTTATATTTTG GGCTCCTGAAGGTGCACCATTAAAAAGCAAGATGATATACGCTAGTTCAAAAGATGCCATTAAAAAGAAGTTTACAG GTATCAAACATGAATGGCAAGTCAATGGCTTGGATGACATTCAGGACCGCACAACCCTGGCAGAAAAATTAGGAGGCAATGTGGTTGTATCATTGGAAGGACGACCACTGTAA